From the Streptomyces sp. 846.5 genome, the window AGGGGAAGTACCAAGCCGCAGGTCCTGGATGACTGATGCCAAGGGGATTCTGGCCCGCATGACGGGAGCCGCAGCGTGGGGTGACGTCGCGTGAGTAGTTCGACGATTCGGGGTTCGCGTCCTGCCGTGCGGTGGACGAATCCGGTTGACGGCCAGCGGGGTGAGCGGATCTCCTGCTGCAATGTCCAAACTCAGCTTCGCGCAGCCAGTAGACGACGCCATGCTCGCCGACTGGCAGAACGTACACAACGTGACCATTCCGGCTGACGCCCTGTCACTCGACGAGGTACGCGAGCGCGCCGGGCGCAACCGCCTGGAGGTTGCGTACCTCGAAGGCGAGCCGGTGGGCTGCATGACCGTACGCCAACCCACCAGCGACAACCCGTCCACGGTCACCGTGATCGCCCGTATCCTCCCCGCCCACCGCCGTCGCGGCTTCGGCGAGCAGCTCTACCAGCGCGGACTGGAGCACGCCCGCGCGCTGGGCGCCATCGTCATCGAGACCGTCGTCCTGGCTTCCAACGAGGACGGCCTGCGCTTCGCCGAGGCCCACGGCTTCGTCGAAATCGACCGCTACGTCCTCCCGGGCGACACCGTCGCCTACATCGACCTGCGGCTCGCCTGACCAGTCGGTCGCAGGGACACCGACGGGTTCGAGGACGGCGGTTCCCGCCGGGCGCGCAGGTCGATACGGGCACGTCGGCGCGTTGCTCGTACAGCGCCACCAGTTCGGGGCTGATGGCGCGGGCGGGGCGCGCCTGGCGGGGGCAGGCCGGAGCACATGAATGTCCTCTCCGAGAGCTTCAGCCGCGAGCAGTGCCGTCGCCCGACGGGGTGTGCGTCCAAGGTTTTGACGCACTGCCGACCGATCCGTACCGGCTGGCCATCTGCGCCGCCGAGAGGCTGCGCGCCCGCCCGGAGCAATGTGGCACAACGCACAGTGGTGTCATGGCAGGTGCCGGTCATACAGTGAGCCCGCCCTCGCGCTCCGGCACGCGCGGGGAGGGATTTCGCGACGGCAGGGTGGGGAGTCGGTCATGCACGTAGCACGTCCCGTCGGATACCTGGCAACGTTGGCACTCGCCGCCGCAGCGTTGGTCGGATGCTCCAGTGCCGCCTCCGGGCCTGCCACGTCCGAGCCCGCGCCACAGGTCGAGAACGCCCGCACCGCCGCGTTGATGGCGGTGGACGACTACGAGCGCGCCGGTGCGGCGGTCAAGACCGGCGCCGCGAAGAAGCCCGACCCGGGCGGCGTCTCGCAGTACTTCGCCAGCCCCGCCGTTCGGGCGAAGTTCCAGGGCGACGGCGGCATCGACGCCCCGATGGGCTGCAAGGCCGGCTCCGGTCACGACGTCGTCGACGGCGCGGTCATCGGCACCCCCGTCGCCGCGAAGGGTGCCGTCTCCGTGCCGGTGAACCTCTACGTCGGCAACCGCCCGGCGGCGCGGCTGACCGCGACGACCGATCTGAAGGGCAGGCTCACCGGTTTCTCCTGCGGCACGGCTGCTGCCCTGGGCCTGCCCGG encodes:
- a CDS encoding GNAT family N-acetyltransferase, whose product is MSKLSFAQPVDDAMLADWQNVHNVTIPADALSLDEVRERAGRNRLEVAYLEGEPVGCMTVRQPTSDNPSTVTVIARILPAHRRRGFGEQLYQRGLEHARALGAIVIETVVLASNEDGLRFAEAHGFVEIDRYVLPGDTVAYIDLRLA